The following are from one region of the Vanessa atalanta chromosome 5, ilVanAtal1.2, whole genome shotgun sequence genome:
- the LOC125064172 gene encoding prisilkin-39-like, which produces MACIKYVIVMLIISATVVTSENKEKYFRNISPIAKDKSELNNDLKTEGSSYSHQYSDWGGSSPGGYGFSVTGYGTIDDKYSNNLASKGFDGYDNSLKGYGYAGHNNLGYNEVNGFGGNEGYGAYKGYGGNIPNGYNSNKFVPGGYSQSGYVPNEFGPSGYSSPGYGPSGYEGSAYAGNGGYGGFGGNGGLASYSGYNNPNYQGGGHLGYGYYNKKGGFGNIYSSGVTPSLVTGYRGYTRR; this is translated from the exons ATGGCTTGCATTAAATATGTGATAGTGATGCTGATTATATCAGCTACAGTGGTGACATCggaaaataaggaaaaatattttaggaatatATCTCCTATAGCGAAGGATAAAAGTGAATTAAACAATGATTTGAAAACCGAAGGCAGTTCTT ATTCGCATCAGTATTCGGACTGGGGCGGAAGCAGTCCTGGTGGCTACGGATTTTCAGTAACAGGTTATGGAACAATAGATGATAAATACAGTAACAACCTCGCCTCTAAAGGATTCGACGGTTATGACAACTCGCTCAAAGGTTATGGTTATGCCGGTCATAACAACTTGGGTTACAATGAAGTAAATGGTTTTGGGGGTAATGAAGGTTACGGTGCATATAAGGGGTATGGAGGCAATATCCCAAACGGATATAACTCCAATAAATTCGTTCCCGGCGGATATAGCCAAAGTGGATATGTTCCAAATGAATTTGGTCCTAGTGGTTACTCTTCGCCGGGGTATGGTCCTAGTGGATATGAAGGTAGCGCATACGCAGGTAATGGAGGATACGGAGGATTCGGGGGCAATGGTGGCTTAGCCTCTTACAGCGGCTATAACAATCCTAATTATCAAGGCGGTGGTCACCTTGGATacggatattataataaaaaaggcgGTTTCGGTAATATTTACAGCAGTGGTGTAACACCTAGCTTGGTAACCGGCTATAGAGGTTACACGCGGAGATAA